DNA from Paraburkholderia sp. PGU19:
GCTTTGCTTGCATGTATGGGATGGTTCCACCAAAGGCGAGTCGGAATGCGTCGCCAAGATCCAGTGCTGGACGACGGGGCAGACAGGATGTCTCTCGATGCTGTTGAGCGGGTTTGAAATGTCACTGGCCCACTGGGCCAGTGACGTTGCACTGATCGAGGGTGTGCTTACGTTCTTTGCATCGTCGAAGACAATTTGCTTTCCAGGCTTGTCTCTTACTGATGGCCGTGAAGCGGGCTCACCAGCCGGCCGTCACCATATTCCCGAATCACACGCGCAATGATGACCCGATAGCCGTCCAGCCAGCGACTTTGCTTCGCTTTCGCCTCGACGTGGACGGGATGCCTGATCAGCTGTAGCAATGCCTCTTCCGACTTCCAGTAGTAGACGTTCTGGATCAATCCTTCTCCGGCGTTTTCCCACGTCTCCTCGCTCACATATCCCGGTATGGATCGCGCCACTTCGGCAATCCGCTGATCGAGTTCATGGAACGCCTCGTCGTATTGACCGGCCCGAAAAATGAAGGTGGAAGAGTACATTGCGCCTTCTGATGAATGTTGAGTGACGCCGACCACGCTCTATGGCTGCTTCGTCGGAACCCCGGCGAGCATTGCATCGGCAAGCTGGGATTCGCCACTCGACTTGAGTGCTTCAGCTGCACCCTGGATATCCCGAGCTTCCTTGTTCTGGCTGAGCTTGCTCTTGCCAACAAGACGCGTGATCTCAATCTGAACACCGACGATCGCCTTTACCATCGCATCCACGTAGTCCTTCGGTGCGTCGCCCATCTTCCACGGTTTCGGTTCCGATGCCTCATGTGTGCGAGTGAGCCGACCCACTACGCCTCGCACGTAGCGCTCGTCGTCGAGAATGGTCATGCGGCCGTGCGCATGCACGACCATGTAATTCCAGGTCGGCACCTGTTTGTGCAGTTCATGCTTGCTCGGATACCAGTTCGGAGAAATATAGGCGTCGCCCGCATGGAAGACGACAAGGACCTCGTCGCCGTTCGCCACCTCCTGCCATACCGGGTTGGCCCGCGCCACATGTCCGCGCAGCACGCCCAGTTCGCCGTCCTCTGCCGCAAGTTCAAACGGAATGTGATTGGCGTCTAGTCCGCCGCTCCCGTGCGTGATCAACGTGCCAAACGGGTGCTGAACGATACGGGAATGTAAGACTTCTTTTCGGGTTTCGGCAAAGTGGGCTGGTATGTACATGCGCTATCTCTGGCTGCCAGGGGCGATTGGTGGGATTGGTGGGTACCAATGCGAAGCTTCCAGTTTGCTGTAAAACTGGTTTATCCTGAAGTACCAGTTTATTCAATTTCTAGTGAACCAGAATTATGGCGAGAACTGCGCGAGCCGCGGACATGCCGTCGCTTGGGGCGCTCGATCGCACGGCGGGCAATCTGAGCCGTCAAATTGCCGAGGCGCTGCGGGAGGCGGTGCGCAAGGGAGACATCAGAGCGGGAGACCTGGTGCCGTCATCGCGTTCGCTCGCTGCCTCGCTTCACGTTGCGAGAGGGACAGTGATCGAGGCCTACGAGCAGTTGCTCGCCGAGGGCTTTCTGGAATCGAAAGCGGGAGCGGGAACCCATGTCGCGCAAGCCCTGGCGGAGTCGCAGCCGGTCAGCGCACCCGAGCCGATACCGGAGCTGACACTGGAGCCGGCGCCGAAGTCCGGGTTACCTGGGCGCGCCCTGGCGTTCGCGCAGATTGCACGAGAATTCCGTCCGCTTGCGCCAATACCCTTCGCGATATCTGTCCCGATCGGTTTGACGGCGCCCGGCGATATCTGGCGTCGCTTGGGTAACCGGTTGCGCGCAAGGGGCCCGGGCGCGCCCACGGGATATGCCGATCCGTTGGGCGCGTTACCCCTGCGCGAAGCGATCGCAGCCTATGTGCGAAGGTCCCGTTCCGTGCGGTGTGAGGCAGACCAGGTCATCGTGACGAGCGGTACCCAACAGGGACTTTTTCTCGCGAGTCAGGTTCTGCTGGGTCCCGGCGATCAGGTGTGGGTCGAGAACCCCGCTTACCGTGGCGTCACCGCCATACTGGAAAACATCGGCTATCGCGAGGGCGTGATCCGTGTGCCTGTCGACGCCGATGGTCTCGATGTCGAGGCTGGCATAGATAGGGCGCCGCATGCACGCGCGGCATTCGTTACGCCGTCCCATCAGTATCCATTGGGGATGCCCTTGAGCATGGCGCGGCGCACGGCCTTGCTCGCGTGGGCACGTAGCTGGGATGCCTGGGTGGTCGAGGACGACTATGACAGCGAGTTGCGCTATGAGGGCTATCCGTTTCCGGCCCTTCAAGGATTGGCTCCGGACCGCGTGATCTATCTTGGTACGTTCAGCAAGATTCTGTTTCCGTCCCTCAGACTGGGTTATCTGATCGTCCCGCGCAATCTCGTCGATGCGTTCTGCGGCGCACGCGTGCTCATGGATCGCCACCCGCCAACTGCCGATCAGCACGTGCTGGCCGCCTTCATGGCGGAAGGACATCTGGAGCGGCACATACGCAAGGTTCGAAATGTCTACTCCGAACATAGGCGTCAACTGATCGATACGATCGAAGCGTTGCTCCCCGCTGATCTCGCGTGGATCGAGCCCGGCGATCAGGGGATGCACCTCGTACTCTGGCTCGCAGACGCGCTGGACGACCGGGAGGTTGTCGAGCGCGCCGCCAGGGAGGGCGTCGCGGTACGTGCCGTGTCGCCCATGTTCGCGCCGGGACGGGACGCCCGGGTCTTGTTCTTGGCTTTGGAGGGTTCAGCAGCGAGCAGATGAAAGCTGCCGCTCAACGCCTGGCGGCTGTTATCGCGGGTTCACCGCGGCATGGAAAAGCAGGCAAAGGAAAGCCTCGTCATGCGGTGTCGGGCGCCGGGTGATCGCCGTGAATGCGAACCGCAGCTTCACTTTACCTGGGCCTGTTGGCATTCATCGTGGTACCAGCGATCGACCTGACTCTGCGCGGCCTGCAGATCTTCCGGATAGTACGGATCGAACCACCGGGACGGGTCGTAACCCGCTTGCCTGAGCGCTGCCAGTTCGCTGAGGTTGCGCTCGCGGGTGAGGGGCGCATTGTTCCGAAGCTCGGACAGATCGCGGCACTGGGTGGCGCTCAGATGCGTTGCGCCTCCCGCTCCCGGCATGCCCCCTGCGGCA
Protein-coding regions in this window:
- a CDS encoding DUF4148 domain-containing protein, which codes for MRNSRIHTSLPALALLLAGCAAGGMPGAGGATHLSATQCRDLSELRNNAPLTRERNLSELAALRQAGYDPSRWFDPYYPEDLQAAQSQVDRWYHDECQQAQVK
- a CDS encoding FMN-binding negative transcriptional regulator, which produces MYIPAHFAETRKEVLHSRIVQHPFGTLITHGSGGLDANHIPFELAAEDGELGVLRGHVARANPVWQEVANGDEVLVVFHAGDAYISPNWYPSKHELHKQVPTWNYMVVHAHGRMTILDDERYVRGVVGRLTRTHEASEPKPWKMGDAPKDYVDAMVKAIVGVQIEITRLVGKSKLSQNKEARDIQGAAEALKSSGESQLADAMLAGVPTKQP
- a CDS encoding antibiotic biosynthesis monooxygenase, producing MYSSTFIFRAGQYDEAFHELDQRIAEVARSIPGYVSEETWENAGEGLIQNVYYWKSEEALLQLIRHPVHVEAKAKQSRWLDGYRVIIARVIREYGDGRLVSPLHGHQ